The following are encoded together in the Cyanobacterium aponinum PCC 10605 genome:
- a CDS encoding phycobilisome linker polypeptide — MLSTLVSGSSYSPAKNRVFVYEVTGLKQSGENDKNNYAFRKSGSVFIQVPYARMNEEMQRINRMGGKIINISPLVISEGGSGDSEE, encoded by the coding sequence TTAGTGGTAGTTCCTATTCTCCTGCTAAAAATCGTGTTTTCGTCTATGAAGTCACAGGCTTAAAGCAAAGTGGAGAAAACGACAAAAATAACTATGCTTTCCGCAAAAGTGGCAGTGTGTTTATTCAAGTGCCTTATGCTCGTATGAATGAAGAAATGCAACGCATTAACCGCATGGGAGGCAAAATTATCAATATTAGTCCCCTTGTTATCTCTGAAGGGGGAAGTGGTGATTCCGAAGAATAA
- a CDS encoding aspartate kinase: MALIVQKYGGSSVGSTDRIKSVSKRIYKTVQEGNQVVVVVSAMGKTTDGLVKLAHEITSNPCRREMDMLLSTGEQVSISLLSMALQEIGQSAISLTGAQVGISTEANYSKARILEIKTDRINRHLEQGQVVVVAGFQGIIHGEELEITTLGRGGSDTSAVALAVALQADCCEIYTDVPGILTTDPRIVPSAKLMDEITADEMLELASLGAKVLHPRAVEIARNFGMPLVVKSSWTDDPGTRVISPPNQGKSLVGLEITKAVDAVQYDADQAKVALLRVPDRPGVAARLFGEIARHDVDVDLIIQSIHEGNSNDIAFSVVKGVLPKAEAVAMAIAPILGDSGNTDILVEKKIAKIAIAGAGMIGRPGIAAQMFQALAKAKVNIQMISTSEVKVSCIVAEDECDRAIAALCETFNIASSSVTLNDNSKDIANLVPVRGVALDQNQAQLAILFVPDVPGMAAKIFTVLADANISVDMIIQSQRCRLVDGIPMRDIAFTVAQSDAEEAKKALYQLQSEIKFKEIVVEPHIAKVSIVGSGMIGSPGVAAKFFSALAQEKINISMITTSEIKISCVVDESQAIQALKAVHEAFGLGGETLLEVPSKEG; the protein is encoded by the coding sequence ATGGCGCTAATTGTCCAAAAATACGGTGGTAGTTCTGTTGGTTCAACCGATCGCATCAAGTCTGTGAGTAAGAGAATTTACAAAACAGTACAGGAAGGAAATCAAGTAGTGGTGGTGGTTTCGGCAATGGGCAAGACTACTGACGGCTTGGTCAAATTAGCCCACGAAATTACATCAAACCCCTGTCGTCGGGAAATGGATATGTTACTCTCTACAGGAGAACAAGTATCTATATCTTTGTTAAGCATGGCATTACAAGAAATTGGGCAATCTGCGATTTCCCTCACAGGCGCACAAGTAGGAATTTCGACGGAGGCAAACTATAGCAAAGCCCGTATCTTAGAAATTAAGACCGATCGCATCAATCGTCATTTAGAGCAAGGGCAAGTGGTGGTAGTGGCTGGTTTTCAAGGCATTATTCACGGAGAAGAATTAGAAATCACGACATTGGGTAGAGGGGGGTCTGATACTTCAGCTGTGGCTTTAGCGGTGGCATTACAGGCGGACTGTTGCGAGATTTATACCGATGTCCCCGGCATCCTCACCACTGATCCACGCATTGTGCCTTCGGCTAAATTAATGGATGAGATTACGGCGGATGAAATGCTGGAGTTAGCTAGTTTAGGGGCAAAAGTATTACATCCTAGGGCGGTGGAAATTGCCCGTAATTTTGGAATGCCGTTGGTGGTAAAATCCAGTTGGACTGATGATCCGGGTACGAGGGTAATTTCTCCCCCTAATCAGGGTAAATCTTTAGTCGGTTTAGAAATTACTAAAGCAGTGGATGCGGTACAATACGACGCAGACCAAGCTAAGGTTGCCCTCTTGCGTGTTCCTGATCGCCCCGGGGTTGCCGCTCGTTTATTTGGGGAAATTGCCCGTCACGATGTGGATGTGGATTTAATTATTCAGTCTATCCATGAGGGTAACAGTAACGATATTGCTTTTTCTGTGGTGAAAGGAGTTTTACCAAAAGCTGAAGCCGTAGCAATGGCGATCGCTCCTATCCTAGGAGATTCAGGCAACACCGATATTTTAGTAGAGAAGAAAATTGCAAAAATTGCGATCGCAGGGGCAGGAATGATAGGCAGACCGGGTATTGCGGCTCAAATGTTCCAAGCCTTGGCAAAAGCAAAAGTTAATATTCAGATGATTTCTACTTCTGAGGTGAAAGTTAGTTGTATCGTAGCAGAAGATGAATGCGATCGTGCGATCGCTGCTTTATGTGAAACTTTTAATATAGCTAGTTCTAGCGTCACTTTGAACGATAATAGTAAAGATATAGCCAATCTTGTGCCAGTGAGAGGAGTTGCTTTAGATCAAAATCAAGCCCAGTTAGCAATCTTATTTGTACCAGATGTACCGGGGATGGCGGCGAAAATCTTTACCGTCTTAGCAGATGCAAATATCAGCGTTGACATGATTATTCAATCCCAGAGATGTCGTTTAGTAGATGGAATTCCCATGCGTGATATTGCCTTTACTGTTGCTCAATCTGATGCAGAAGAAGCGAAAAAAGCCCTCTATCAACTGCAATCAGAAATTAAATTCAAAGAAATAGTAGTTGAGCCTCATATCGCTAAAGTAAGTATAGTTGGATCAGGGATGATTGGTTCGCCCGGAGTAGCGGCTAAATTTTTTAGTGCTTTGGCACAAGAAAAGATAAACATTTCCATGATTACCACCTCTGAAATAAAAATTAGTTGTGTTGTGGATGAATCCCAAGCTATTCAAGCCTTAAAAGCTGTCCATGAAGCCTTTGGTTTAGGAGGGGAAACTTTATTGGAAGTTCCTTCAAAGGAGGGATAA
- a CDS encoding P-II family nitrogen regulator — MKKIEAIIRPFKLDEVKIALVNAGIVGMTVSEVRGFGRQKGQTERYRGSEYTVEFLQKLKLEIVVEDDQVDMVVDKVVQASRTGEIGDGKIFISPVDETIRIRTGEKNLEAI; from the coding sequence TTGAAAAAAATAGAAGCCATTATTCGTCCCTTTAAACTAGATGAAGTCAAAATTGCTCTGGTTAACGCTGGAATAGTTGGAATGACAGTTTCTGAAGTCAGAGGTTTTGGTCGTCAAAAAGGACAAACTGAGCGCTATCGTGGTTCAGAATACACCGTTGAGTTTTTACAAAAGCTCAAATTGGAAATTGTCGTGGAAGATGATCAAGTGGACATGGTTGTAGATAAAGTCGTTCAAGCCTCTCGTACAGGGGAAATCGGTGACGGTAAAATCTTTATCTCTCCCGTGGATGAAACCATCCGTATTAGAACTGGCGAAAAAAACCTAGAAGCTATTTAA
- a CDS encoding aspartate aminotransferase, with translation MKTSWINRANRLSALPPYVFARLDELKAKAREQGLDLIDLGMGNPDGFAPTPVIEAAKEALNVAKYHGYPPFEGTANFRNAIASWYQRRYQVELNPDSEALPLLGSKEGLSHLALAYVNPGDTVIVPSPSYPAHYRGPAIAGADIYALKLSAENDWLIDLTQIPEDIARKTKILYFNYPNNPTTATAPRAFFEEVVSWAKHYEVMLVHDLAYAELAFEGYEPTSLLQIKGAKEIGVEFHTLSKTYNMAGWRVGFVVGNSDIIQGLRTLKTNLDYGIFSVIQAAAQTALQLPDSYIHEVQQRYQKRRDFLIEGLNKMGWNVKPSSATMYLWIPVPRNSNSTDFALDLLQKTGVVVTPGNAFGDGGEGYVRVSLIADCDRLMEALQRWEKANIRY, from the coding sequence ATGAAAACCAGTTGGATTAATCGTGCTAATCGTTTAAGTGCCTTACCCCCCTATGTTTTTGCCCGTTTAGATGAATTAAAAGCCAAAGCCAGAGAACAAGGTTTAGATTTGATAGACTTAGGGATGGGTAATCCAGACGGTTTCGCCCCAACTCCTGTAATTGAAGCGGCAAAAGAGGCGTTAAATGTCGCAAAATATCACGGTTATCCACCCTTTGAAGGAACTGCAAATTTTAGAAATGCGATCGCATCTTGGTATCAAAGACGCTATCAAGTAGAATTAAATCCAGATAGTGAAGCCTTACCATTACTAGGATCAAAAGAAGGATTATCCCACTTAGCCTTAGCCTATGTTAACCCCGGTGACACTGTTATTGTACCAAGTCCATCTTATCCTGCTCATTACCGAGGGCCTGCCATTGCTGGAGCGGACATATATGCGTTGAAACTGAGTGCTGAAAATGATTGGTTAATTGATTTAACCCAAATTCCCGAAGATATAGCCCGTAAAACAAAAATTCTTTATTTCAACTATCCTAATAACCCTACCACTGCCACCGCACCGAGGGCATTTTTTGAAGAAGTGGTGTCATGGGCAAAACATTATGAAGTAATGTTAGTTCACGATTTAGCCTATGCGGAATTAGCATTTGAAGGCTATGAACCTACTAGCTTACTGCAAATTAAAGGTGCAAAGGAAATAGGAGTTGAATTTCACACCCTTTCTAAAACCTATAATATGGCTGGTTGGCGTGTTGGTTTTGTGGTAGGTAATAGCGATATTATTCAAGGTTTGCGCACCCTGAAAACTAATCTCGACTATGGCATTTTTAGCGTGATTCAGGCGGCAGCACAGACAGCTTTACAATTGCCTGATAGTTACATCCATGAGGTGCAACAACGGTATCAAAAACGCCGTGACTTTCTCATCGAAGGTTTAAATAAAATGGGATGGAATGTAAAACCCTCTTCCGCTACGATGTATTTGTGGATACCAGTACCCCGCAATTCTAATTCTACTGACTTTGCCCTTGACTTACTACAAAAAACAGGAGTTGTTGTCACCCCGGGTAATGCTTTTGGTGATGGTGGAGAAGGTTATGTGAGGGTTAGTTTAATTGCAGATTGCGATCGCCTAATGGAAGCCCTACAACGTTGGGAAAAAGCGAATATTCGATATTAA
- a CDS encoding DNA cytosine methyltransferase, with translation MTYKFIDLFAGIGGFRLGFEKAGFNCVFSSEIDIHAREMYLANFQEKPDGDIRKINHKNIPNFDVLLAGFPCQPFSIAGEKKGFNDIRGTLFFEIAKIIEYHQPKVIVLENVKHFKNHDNGKTLITVLNTLNNLGYTTSWTLLNAKDFGVPQNRERTIIIGCLEQIQFDFDKLETKPQKKLKDILENEHEKLEYLQEDEYTLIENPKQQLSGLIFAGYRNKNIRKKGTRPNTEHLSRVHKQPNRIYSSEGTHPTLSSQESSGRYYIYHNGKVRKLTLRECYRLMGFPDSFKLIGSSSKLYNRVGNSIVIPMVEEIAQQVKKQLLEKNFDSPTPLFKPRQMSLFDFNLFVS, from the coding sequence ATGACTTATAAATTTATAGATTTATTTGCTGGAATCGGCGGTTTTAGGTTGGGCTTTGAAAAGGCAGGTTTTAACTGTGTTTTTAGTTCAGAAATTGATATTCATGCACGAGAAATGTATTTAGCAAATTTTCAAGAAAAGCCAGATGGAGATATAAGAAAAATTAACCATAAAAATATACCTAATTTTGATGTTTTATTAGCAGGGTTTCCCTGTCAGCCTTTTAGTATTGCGGGGGAGAAAAAAGGATTTAATGATATTAGAGGAACTTTATTTTTTGAAATTGCTAAAATAATTGAATATCATCAACCTAAAGTAATTGTTTTAGAGAATGTTAAACACTTTAAAAATCATGATAATGGTAAGACTTTAATCACTGTATTAAACACTTTAAATAATTTAGGTTATACCACCAGTTGGACATTATTAAATGCCAAAGATTTTGGTGTACCTCAAAATAGGGAAAGAACTATTATTATAGGCTGTTTGGAGCAAATCCAATTTGATTTTGATAAATTAGAAACAAAACCACAAAAAAAATTGAAAGATATTTTAGAAAATGAACATGAAAAATTAGAATATTTACAAGAAGATGAATATACTTTGATTGAGAATCCTAAACAGCAATTATCAGGTCTTATTTTTGCAGGTTATCGCAATAAAAATATCAGAAAAAAAGGCACTCGCCCTAATACGGAACATTTATCAAGAGTACATAAACAACCTAACAGAATTTACTCATCTGAAGGCACTCATCCTACATTATCTTCTCAAGAATCTAGCGGTAGATATTATATTTATCACAATGGAAAAGTTAGAAAATTAACTCTCAGAGAATGTTATCGCTTAATGGGTTTTCCTGATAGCTTTAAACTAATTGGCTCATCTTCTAAATTATACAATCGTGTCGGTAATTCCATCGTTATTCCAATGGTGGAGGAAATTGCTCAACAGGTCAAAAAACAATTATTAGAAAAAAATTTTGATTCTCCTACTCCATTATTTAAACCTCGTCAAATGTCTTTGTTTGATTTTAATTTATTTGTAAGCTAG
- the corA gene encoding magnesium/cobalt transporter CorA: MRAQPFPPEMEIQEEDYFDYYYDEPGSEPGSIIIDPEALPTHINLIEYNPIKAYKKSDIQPKDCQSCLNNDLVSWADIQGLGSEKILREIAEVFRLHPLILEDVVNVPQRPKLEDCQNQLLIILHCIKPNSNEMGFTSEQISLVLGKNYLLTFQEDAIDDFSKLRDRIKNNQGKVRNLGADYLAYLILDTLIDNYFPVLEDYGERIELLEDLIVADPTQKTLKEIYNIRRELLALRRSIWPLRNLFNQLTREENELISKEVYIYFRDCYYHTIQILDILETYRELASSLMDVLMSSMSNKMNEVVTLLTIISSIFIPLTFIAGIYGMNFEFMPELEWHWGYFLCLLLMLSIALLMLFFFWQRGWFKFYFSKKTKW; encoded by the coding sequence ATGCGAGCGCAGCCTTTTCCTCCAGAAATGGAAATCCAAGAAGAAGACTACTTCGATTATTACTATGATGAACCGGGTAGTGAACCCGGTAGCATTATAATCGATCCAGAGGCTTTACCCACTCATATTAATCTGATTGAATATAATCCCATTAAGGCTTATAAAAAATCTGATATTCAACCGAAAGATTGTCAATCTTGTTTGAATAATGACTTAGTTTCTTGGGCAGATATTCAGGGTTTGGGCAGTGAAAAGATTTTACGTGAAATTGCTGAGGTTTTTAGATTACATCCTTTAATTCTTGAAGATGTGGTCAATGTGCCTCAAAGACCAAAATTAGAGGATTGTCAAAATCAATTATTGATAATTTTACATTGCATTAAACCTAATTCCAATGAAATGGGTTTTACTTCTGAACAAATTAGCCTTGTTTTAGGAAAAAACTATTTATTAACTTTTCAAGAAGATGCCATAGATGATTTTTCTAAATTGCGCGATCGCATCAAAAATAATCAAGGAAAAGTTAGAAATTTAGGAGCTGATTATTTAGCATATTTAATATTAGATACATTGATTGATAATTACTTTCCCGTATTAGAAGATTATGGAGAAAGGATAGAATTATTAGAGGATTTAATCGTCGCAGATCCCACTCAAAAAACTCTCAAAGAAATCTATAATATTAGGAGAGAATTATTAGCTTTAAGACGTTCTATTTGGCCTCTAAGAAATTTATTTAATCAACTGACAAGAGAAGAAAATGAACTTATCAGTAAAGAGGTTTACATCTATTTTCGAGATTGTTATTACCATACCATTCAAATACTAGATATATTAGAAACTTACAGGGAATTAGCCTCTAGTTTAATGGATGTTTTAATGTCCTCTATGAGTAATAAAATGAACGAAGTTGTAACGTTATTAACTATTATTTCTAGTATTTTTATCCCCCTAACTTTTATCGCTGGAATTTATGGTATGAATTTTGAATTTATGCCTGAATTAGAGTGGCATTGGGGGTATTTTTTATGTTTACTATTAATGTTAAGTATTGCCTTATTAATGCTTTTCTTTTTCTGGCAAAGAGGATGGTTTAAGTTCTATTTTTCCAAAAAAACTAAGTGGTAA
- the egtD gene encoding L-histidine N(alpha)-methyltransferase: MIASNQKRSIEIQYLENILPIANDGQDVIEGLSSTPKTIPAKYFYDAYGSELFEQICLLPEYYPTRTETEILQQASAEIAELTGVCELVELGSGSSTKTRLLLSAYENLGQPWQYVPIDVSSEILKESALQLHSEYPHLSILGLVGTYEQALLQLPASSLPKRMIVFLGSTLGNFTQEECDRLFNEVRDILQVGDYFLLGIDLQKPKEILEKAYNDSQGVTAKFNLNMLSHLNQRYEGNFDLDSFQHHAIYNQNEQQIEMYLRAKQVQRIQLKKLDLKIEIEVGESILTEISRKFNLEQMEEFLAQHRLKPIKYWTDEKQWFGLILSQLKES, encoded by the coding sequence ATGATTGCTAGTAACCAAAAGCGTTCGATCGAAATTCAGTATTTAGAAAACATTTTACCCATAGCAAATGATGGTCAAGATGTAATTGAGGGATTGAGTTCAACACCAAAAACAATACCTGCCAAATATTTTTATGACGCTTATGGTTCAGAATTATTTGAACAAATTTGCCTCTTACCTGAATATTATCCCACTCGCACCGAAACAGAAATTTTACAACAAGCTAGTGCCGAAATTGCTGAACTCACAGGAGTTTGTGAATTAGTGGAATTGGGCAGTGGTAGCTCCACAAAAACCCGTCTATTACTATCTGCTTATGAAAATTTAGGACAACCGTGGCAATATGTACCCATTGATGTTAGTAGCGAAATCCTCAAAGAAAGTGCTTTACAACTCCATAGCGAATATCCCCATTTATCAATTCTTGGTTTGGTAGGTACTTATGAACAAGCCTTATTGCAACTCCCCGCCTCTTCTTTGCCTAAACGTATGATCGTTTTTCTCGGTAGTACACTAGGTAATTTTACTCAAGAAGAGTGCGATCGCCTCTTTAATGAAGTAAGAGATATATTACAAGTAGGGGATTATTTTTTATTAGGTATAGACTTGCAGAAACCGAAGGAGATATTAGAAAAAGCCTATAACGATAGTCAAGGGGTGACAGCAAAATTTAACTTAAATATGTTATCTCATCTCAATCAACGTTATGAGGGTAATTTTGATCTCGATTCATTCCAACACCATGCTATTTATAACCAAAATGAGCAACAAATAGAAATGTACTTAAGGGCAAAACAAGTGCAGAGAATACAATTGAAAAAACTAGATTTAAAGATAGAAATAGAAGTAGGAGAAAGCATCTTAACAGAAATTTCCCGTAAATTTAATTTAGAGCAAATGGAAGAATTTTTAGCCCAACATCGTTTAAAACCCATCAAATATTGGACGGATGAAAAACAGTGGTTTGGTTTAATTCTCTCACAATTAAAGGAGTCATGA
- a CDS encoding S-(hydroxymethyl)glutathione dehydrogenase/class III alcohol dehydrogenase, giving the protein MKVKAAVALEAGKPLTIETVDLQPPQAGEVLVEIKATGVCHTDAYTLSGKDPEGLFPSILGHEGAGVVVEVGKNVKSLKVGDCVIPLYIPECRECEYCLSFKTNLCQAIRVTQGKGVMPDGTSRFSLDGKPLYHYMGTSTFANYTVVPEIALAKIPSDVPFEKVCYIGCGVTTGIGAVINTAKVEAGANVIVFGLGGIGLNVIQACRMVGADMIIGVDINNSKKAIASKFGMTHFVNPKEIEGDLVSYLVELTKGGADYTFECIGNVNVMRQALESCHKGWGVSTIVGVAGAGEEISTRPFQLVTGRVWKGTAFGGAKGRTDVPKIVEWYQSGKINIDDLITHVMPLEEINTAFDLMHKGESIRSVITF; this is encoded by the coding sequence ATGAAAGTAAAAGCCGCAGTCGCCCTAGAAGCGGGAAAACCCCTCACCATTGAAACTGTTGATTTACAACCTCCTCAAGCAGGAGAAGTGTTAGTAGAAATTAAAGCAACAGGAGTTTGTCATACTGATGCTTATACTTTATCAGGAAAAGACCCTGAAGGATTATTCCCCAGTATTTTAGGTCATGAAGGGGCTGGGGTTGTTGTGGAAGTAGGCAAGAATGTCAAAAGTTTAAAGGTGGGAGATTGTGTTATTCCTTTATATATCCCTGAATGTCGTGAATGTGAATATTGTCTCAGTTTTAAAACAAATCTTTGTCAGGCAATTCGAGTAACTCAGGGTAAAGGAGTAATGCCCGATGGTACTTCTCGTTTTTCCCTTGATGGTAAGCCTTTGTATCATTATATGGGAACTTCTACTTTTGCTAATTATACTGTTGTCCCTGAAATTGCTTTAGCCAAAATTCCTTCTGATGTACCTTTTGAAAAAGTTTGTTATATCGGTTGTGGTGTCACTACAGGTATCGGGGCGGTGATTAATACTGCGAAAGTGGAAGCTGGTGCGAATGTGATTGTATTTGGTTTGGGGGGTATTGGTTTAAATGTAATCCAAGCCTGTCGCATGGTGGGGGCGGATATGATTATCGGGGTGGATATTAATAATAGTAAAAAAGCAATCGCATCTAAGTTTGGTATGACTCACTTTGTCAATCCGAAAGAAATAGAAGGGGATTTAGTCTCTTATTTAGTGGAATTAACCAAAGGCGGTGCAGACTATACTTTTGAGTGTATCGGTAATGTTAATGTTATGCGTCAAGCCCTAGAATCTTGCCATAAGGGTTGGGGAGTTTCTACTATTGTTGGTGTGGCAGGGGCTGGAGAAGAAATTAGTACAAGACCTTTCCAATTAGTTACAGGTAGAGTCTGGAAAGGAACAGCTTTTGGAGGTGCAAAAGGACGAACAGATGTACCGAAGATAGTGGAATGGTATCAGTCAGGAAAAATTAATATTGATGATTTAATTACCCATGTAATGCCTTTAGAGGAAATTAACACAGCATTTGATTTAATGCACAAAGGGGAGTCTATCCGCAGTGTTATTACTTTCTAA